Proteins encoded by one window of Martelella endophytica:
- a CDS encoding SDR family NAD(P)-dependent oxidoreductase, with protein MDLELQGPVALVTGSSRGIGEGIVRGLAQEGATVIVHGRSRAAAEAVAKEIVAGGGQAFAVTGDLTDDSAVENLVAEAISLAGPISILVNNAGGSGATEDWSTTRPETWSEGYDRNVLAALRVTTRVLPGMREAGWGRVINISSMAALMPPFKRPDYAAAKAAMITMTSSLAKAVATEGITANCVSPGTIRSDSLEKAFRTVASNQGMPPETTWQKIEEKVLPLFADVAMRRVGTLAEISDAIAFLASPRASYITGTNLRLDGGMWPGL; from the coding sequence ATGGATTTGGAACTGCAAGGACCTGTCGCACTGGTCACCGGCAGCAGCAGGGGGATAGGCGAGGGCATCGTCCGAGGGCTGGCGCAGGAAGGCGCCACCGTGATCGTTCATGGCCGCAGCAGGGCGGCAGCTGAAGCCGTCGCTAAGGAAATCGTCGCAGGTGGCGGGCAGGCTTTTGCCGTCACCGGTGATCTCACCGATGATTCCGCTGTCGAGAATCTGGTGGCCGAAGCGATTTCACTCGCCGGCCCGATCAGCATCCTGGTCAACAATGCTGGCGGATCGGGCGCGACCGAGGACTGGAGCACAACCAGACCGGAAACCTGGTCTGAAGGCTACGACCGAAATGTGCTTGCTGCGCTTCGCGTCACGACCCGTGTGCTGCCGGGAATGCGTGAGGCCGGGTGGGGCAGGGTTATCAATATATCGAGCATGGCAGCCCTGATGCCGCCCTTCAAGCGTCCCGATTATGCGGCCGCAAAGGCGGCGATGATCACCATGACGTCGTCTCTCGCCAAGGCGGTCGCGACAGAAGGCATCACCGCGAATTGCGTTTCACCGGGCACGATCCGCAGCGACAGCCTCGAAAAGGCTTTCCGCACCGTCGCCTCCAATCAGGGAATGCCTCCAGAAACGACATGGCAGAAAATCGAAGAAAAGGTTCTGCCATTGTTTGCTGATGTTGCCATGCGCAGGGTTGGCACGCTCGCGGAAATCTCCGATGCCATCGCCTTCCTCGCCAGTCCGCGCGCGAGCTATATCACGGGCACGAACCTCCGCCTTGACGGTGGCATGTGGCCTGGCCTTTGA
- a CDS encoding lytic transglycosylase domain-containing protein: MKKTICMFSLAASVTAALIPVANAEDFPSIAPIPYARPDRPAVPPSFEITGAISQPVVNPANSSVLKRGLDALQDGDVPNALRARSQLANGSLDHQILSWAIAVSGERGVPSSEIAEAQQELRGWPGLSSLRANSERAFAAENPSANAVIAAFGNTLPETSDGTIVLTRALLQTGQRKQAHDVLTRAWTGWALDTGTENRILKEFGPILTTEDHKERMVYLLYRDRATQAERFSSLGDAQSFYKAWAAVIRRQSNAGALINAVHPSWHSDPGFLYIQIRNARQNNQYDTAAALLKKMPRNQETLVNADQWWDESRIIARQYYEDGRPRDAYNLVNAAMPEDRVDRLDAEFHAGWFALRGLKDGRTASRHFAEIVKISPTPISSSRSYYWQGRAAEAGGPGNARDFYRLAGQYSTTFYGQLALAKLGQTQFNVDYPSPTAADRANFQKAPAVQAINRLESVGHGWRTDALYRALAEQLTSPGELAILAYQAETDRSHALALQVGKIAYGKGVDVAALAFPTGVIPPSANISGSGMALAYAIARQESAFNPAAVSPADARGLLQLLPSTAQRVASRHGMSYSAAKLTTDPGYNATLGAHYLGEQIDKFGGSYILTFIAYNAGPARVPQWIDRFGDPRGKNIDFVVDWIESIPYPETRNYVQRIMENYEIYKARLGERTNIERDLIYGRNG, encoded by the coding sequence ATGAAAAAGACGATTTGCATGTTTTCACTCGCCGCCTCTGTGACGGCGGCTCTGATTCCTGTCGCGAACGCCGAGGATTTCCCCTCGATTGCCCCCATTCCCTACGCCCGTCCCGACCGGCCGGCCGTTCCGCCCTCCTTTGAAATCACCGGCGCGATCTCGCAGCCCGTGGTCAATCCGGCAAACAGTTCCGTGCTCAAGCGCGGCCTCGACGCCTTGCAGGATGGCGATGTCCCGAACGCGCTACGCGCCCGCAGCCAGCTTGCCAACGGCTCGCTCGACCACCAGATTCTGAGCTGGGCCATCGCCGTCTCCGGCGAGAGGGGCGTCCCCTCCTCCGAAATCGCCGAGGCACAGCAGGAACTGCGCGGCTGGCCGGGGCTCTCATCGCTGCGCGCCAATTCCGAACGCGCCTTCGCCGCTGAAAATCCGTCGGCCAATGCCGTCATCGCGGCTTTCGGCAATACGCTGCCGGAAACCTCCGACGGCACGATCGTCCTTACCCGCGCGCTGCTGCAGACCGGCCAGCGCAAGCAGGCCCATGACGTTCTCACCCGCGCCTGGACAGGCTGGGCGCTCGACACCGGCACGGAAAACAGGATCCTGAAGGAATTCGGTCCGATCCTGACGACCGAGGACCACAAGGAACGGATGGTCTACCTGCTCTACCGCGACCGCGCGACGCAGGCCGAGCGCTTCTCCAGCCTCGGCGACGCCCAGTCGTTCTACAAGGCCTGGGCCGCGGTGATCCGCCGCCAGTCCAATGCCGGCGCGCTGATCAACGCGGTACACCCTTCCTGGCACAGCGATCCGGGCTTCCTCTACATCCAGATCCGCAATGCGCGCCAGAACAACCAGTACGACACCGCTGCGGCGCTGCTGAAGAAGATGCCGCGCAATCAGGAAACGCTGGTGAACGCCGACCAGTGGTGGGATGAAAGCCGTATCATCGCCCGCCAGTACTATGAGGACGGCCGTCCGCGCGATGCCTATAATCTCGTCAACGCCGCCATGCCCGAGGACCGCGTCGACCGGCTGGACGCCGAGTTCCACGCCGGCTGGTTCGCGCTGCGCGGTCTGAAGGACGGCCGGACGGCATCGCGCCATTTCGCAGAGATCGTCAAGATTTCGCCGACCCCGATCTCGTCGTCACGCTCCTACTACTGGCAGGGGCGCGCGGCAGAGGCAGGCGGCCCCGGCAATGCTCGCGATTTCTACCGCCTTGCCGGCCAGTATTCGACCACCTTCTACGGCCAGTTGGCCCTGGCCAAGCTCGGCCAGACCCAGTTCAACGTCGACTACCCGAGCCCGACGGCGGCCGATCGCGCCAATTTCCAGAAGGCCCCGGCCGTTCAGGCGATCAACCGGCTAGAGAGTGTCGGCCACGGCTGGCGGACGGACGCGCTCTACCGGGCGCTTGCCGAACAGCTCACCAGCCCCGGCGAACTCGCCATCCTCGCCTATCAGGCGGAGACCGACCGCAGCCACGCACTGGCCCTGCAGGTTGGCAAGATCGCCTATGGCAAGGGCGTCGATGTTGCGGCACTCGCCTTCCCGACCGGCGTGATCCCGCCGAGCGCCAATATCTCAGGCTCCGGCATGGCGCTCGCCTATGCGATCGCGCGGCAGGAGAGCGCCTTCAATCCGGCTGCCGTGTCGCCGGCCGATGCGCGCGGTCTGCTGCAGCTCCTGCCCTCGACCGCGCAGCGTGTGGCGAGCCGCCACGGCATGTCCTATTCGGCGGCAAAGCTCACCACCGATCCGGGCTATAACGCGACACTTGGCGCGCATTATCTCGGCGAGCAGATCGACAAGTTCGGCGGCTCCTATATCCTCACCTTCATCGCCTACAATGCCGGCCCTGCCCGCGTGCCGCAGTGGATCGACCGCTTCGGCGATCCGCGCGGAAAGAACATCGATTTCGTCGTCGACTGGATCGAATCGATCCCCTATCCGGAAACCCGCAACTACGTGCAGCGGATCATGGAGAACTACGAGATCTACAAGGCCCGCCTCGGCGAACGCACCAATATCGAACGAGACCTGATCTACGGGCGGAACGGGTGA
- the dapA gene encoding 4-hydroxy-tetrahydrodipicolinate synthase — protein MFKGSIPALVTPFTPEGALDEQAFVEHVEWQIAEGSHGLAPVGTTGESPTLSHSEHKRVVDLCVEAAAKRVPVIAGAGSNNTREAIELGLHAEKAGADALLVVTPYYNKPTQKGLYAHYAAIAEAVTLPIIIYNIPPRSVIDLMPETMGALVKAFSNIVGVKDATAKLERVSEQRITCGSDFVQLSGEDATALGFYAQGGVGCISVTANVAPKLCSDFQNALAAGDFKKALSIQDRLMPLHKAIFLEPGVCGTKYALNRIGRMNGTVRLPLVDIEEKTAHAIDAALGHAGLIG, from the coding sequence ATGTTCAAGGGGTCCATTCCCGCCCTTGTCACCCCTTTCACGCCGGAGGGCGCGCTCGATGAGCAGGCCTTCGTCGAACATGTCGAGTGGCAGATTGCCGAGGGCAGCCATGGCCTGGCCCCGGTCGGGACCACGGGCGAGAGCCCGACGCTCAGCCACAGCGAGCACAAGCGCGTCGTCGACCTCTGCGTCGAGGCTGCGGCAAAGCGGGTGCCGGTGATTGCGGGCGCAGGGTCGAACAACACGCGCGAGGCCATCGAACTCGGCCTCCATGCCGAGAAGGCGGGCGCTGACGCACTGCTGGTGGTCACACCCTACTATAACAAGCCCACCCAGAAGGGCCTTTACGCCCACTATGCGGCGATTGCCGAGGCGGTGACGCTGCCGATCATCATCTACAACATTCCGCCGCGCTCGGTCATCGACCTGATGCCCGAGACGATGGGCGCGCTCGTCAAGGCGTTTTCGAACATCGTTGGCGTCAAGGACGCGACGGCGAAGCTCGAGCGCGTTTCCGAGCAGCGTATCACCTGCGGCTCTGACTTCGTCCAGCTTTCCGGTGAGGATGCGACGGCTCTCGGCTTTTACGCGCAGGGCGGTGTCGGCTGCATTTCGGTGACGGCCAATGTCGCACCAAAGCTCTGTTCCGATTTCCAGAACGCGCTCGCCGCCGGCGATTTCAAGAAGGCCTTGTCGATCCAGGACCGGCTGATGCCGCTGCACAAGGCGATCTTCCTTGAACCGGGCGTGTGTGGCACTAAATATGCGCTGAACAGGATTGGCCGGATGAACGGCACGGTTCGCCTCCCGCTCGTCGATATCGAGGAAAAGACGGCGCATGCCATTGATGCGGCGCTCGGCCATGCGGGCCTGATCGGCTGA
- the smpB gene encoding SsrA-binding protein SmpB yields the protein MAPKGSKDGPSKLVAENRKARFNYEIVDTVEAGLVLTGTEVKSLREGKANIAESYASDEDGEMWLINSYLPEYLQANRFNHEPRRRRKLLLSRREIHRLRSAVNREGMTLIPLKLYFNDRGMAKLLLALGKGKKVHDKRETEKKRDWNRQKNRLLKELG from the coding sequence ATGGCTCCGAAAGGTAGCAAGGACGGCCCGTCGAAACTGGTCGCCGAGAACCGCAAGGCGCGGTTCAACTACGAAATCGTCGATACGGTTGAAGCCGGCCTGGTGTTGACGGGCACGGAGGTGAAGTCGCTGCGCGAGGGCAAGGCCAACATCGCCGAGTCCTACGCATCGGATGAAGATGGCGAGATGTGGCTGATCAATTCCTATCTGCCGGAATATCTGCAGGCTAACCGCTTCAATCACGAGCCGCGTCGCCGCAGGAAGCTGCTGTTGAGCCGGCGCGAGATCCATCGTCTGCGCTCCGCCGTCAACCGCGAGGGCATGACACTGATACCGCTGAAGCTCTACTTCAATGATCGCGGCATGGCCAAGCTTCTGCTGGCGCTCGGCAAGGGTAAGAAGGTTCATGACAAGCGCGAGACGGAGAAGAAGCGGGACTGGAATCGCCAGAAGAACCGGCTCCTCAAGGAGCTTGGCTGA
- a CDS encoding NYN domain-containing protein: protein MFDPREKIALFIDGANLYAASKSLGFDIDYRKLLKAFQKKAYLLRAYYYTALIEDQEYSSIRPLIDWLDYNGYKVVTKPAKEFTDSMGRRKIKGNMDIELAIDAMEQSATVDHLVIFSGDGDFTTLVEALQRKGRKVSVVSTMATQPPMIADDLRRQADHFIDLVSLRPEVGRDPSERPVRQSEPQPADYNED from the coding sequence ATGTTCGACCCGCGCGAAAAAATAGCGCTTTTCATCGACGGGGCCAATCTATACGCCGCTTCGAAAAGTCTTGGCTTCGATATCGACTATCGCAAGCTCTTGAAGGCCTTTCAGAAGAAGGCCTATCTGCTCCGCGCCTACTACTACACGGCACTGATTGAAGACCAGGAATATTCGTCAATACGGCCGCTGATCGACTGGCTTGACTATAATGGCTACAAGGTCGTCACCAAGCCGGCGAAGGAGTTCACTGACTCCATGGGCCGCCGCAAGATCAAGGGCAATATGGATATCGAGTTGGCGATCGACGCGATGGAACAGTCCGCGACCGTCGACCACCTGGTGATCTTTTCCGGCGACGGCGACTTCACGACCCTTGTCGAGGCCTTGCAGCGCAAGGGACGAAAGGTGTCCGTGGTTTCGACCATGGCGACCCAGCCGCCGATGATTGCCGACGATCTGCGCCGTCAGGCCGATCATTTCATCGATCTCGTCAGCCTGAGGCCCGAAGTCGGCCGCGATCCTTCGGAACGGCCGGTCCGCCAGAGCGAACCACAGCCCGCCGACTATAACGAAGACTGA
- the rpoZ gene encoding DNA-directed RNA polymerase subunit omega: MARVTVEDCIDKVDNRFDLVLLAGHRARLISQGASITVDRDNDKNPVVALREIADETLSPDDLKEDLIHSLQRHVEVDEPEADASQAASAEENTDEAPDQPDAIPFDQMSEEELRAGIEGLVPPEKGDDY, encoded by the coding sequence ATGGCACGTGTCACAGTAGAAGACTGTATTGATAAGGTCGACAACCGGTTCGACCTCGTCCTGCTTGCCGGTCACCGCGCGCGCCTCATTTCCCAGGGCGCATCGATCACCGTCGACCGCGACAACGACAAGAACCCCGTCGTTGCCCTGCGTGAGATCGCCGATGAAACGCTGTCGCCGGATGACCTCAAGGAGGATCTCATCCACTCGCTGCAGCGTCATGTCGAGGTTGATGAGCCGGAGGCCGATGCCTCGCAGGCCGCAAGCGCCGAAGAGAATACAGACGAAGCCCCCGATCAGCCCGATGCAATTCCCTTCGACCAGATGTCGGAAGAGGAGCTGCGCGCCGGCATCGAAGGCCTCGTGCCGCCGGAAAAAGGCGACGATTACTGA